Part of the Sporomusa termitida genome, GGCGCCGGGGGATATGACTGTCTGTGATCTGGTCGCCTATGGGCGTTTGCCTTATAAAAAGATGTTTGAACAGCTGGCAGATACGGATAAGGCTTGCATGGCGGCGGCGCTGGCTGCTACCGGCATGCAGACCATGCAGCAGCGCCGGCTCGACAGTCTGTCAGGCGGCGAACGGCAGCGGGCCTGGCTGGCTATGGCGCTGGCCCAGCAGCCGCGTTTGCTGCTGTTGGATGAGCCTACAACCTATCTGGATATTCATCACCAGCTCGAATTAATGAAACTGATCCGTAACCTGCACCGGGACCGAGGGATTACTATTGTGATGGTACTGCATGATTTAAACCATGCCGCCCGGTTCAGTCAGCGCATTATTGCCGTTAAAGAAGGGATAATATTTGCCGACGGGCCGGTGCCGGCGGTCTTTACCGCTGAAAATCTGCAGGCGCTGTATGGGGTTGAAACCACGGTTATGGCGGTTGAGCAAGGAGGTAGCACGCATCTTGTCTGTTTGCCCCATGATACCTGCCTGGCCCCGGGAGCCTGATGCGGCCCTGTCCTTGCACTGTCTTTGCAAAACCTATGACCGGCAACAGGTGTTGTCTGATATCTCCCTGGCGGTAGCGCCAGGTGAGGTTTTTGGGCTGCTTGGTCCCAACGGTGCCGGCAAAACCACGCTGATGAAGCTGATTGCCGGCCTGAGCCGGCCTGATTCCGGCCGGCTCACTATCTTTGGCCGGGATGGCGGCAGGGGCCGGCAGAGCATCAAGCATATGCTGGCGCTGGTAGCCCAGGACAATAATCTGGAACGGGAATTCACGGTGCAGGAGGCCCTGCTTACCTATGCCTGCCTGTATGGAGTTGCCAGCCCGCGGCAGCGGGTGGCCGAGATTGTGCAGGAGTTTGACCTGACAGCCATGCTTGCCAAGCGGGTGGCTGTGCTATCCGGCGGCATGGCCCGGCGCTTGTTGATTGCGAGGGCACTGCTGCCTGCCCCCCGGTTAGTGCTGCTGGATGAGCCGACAGTGGGGCTTGATCCGGATGTGCGGCAGGATATCTGGGCGGTGATCAGACGGCTGGCGGCGGCCGGGACGACTGTGTTCATGACAACCCATTATATGGAGGAAGCGGAGCAGCTTTGCCGGCGGGTGGCCCTGTTAAAAGCAGGCCGGGTTGTTGCTGCCGGTACGCCGGCGGCGCTGGCCCTATTGGCTGACACCGGTGAGCCGCCAAGCCTGGAGGCCGCTTTTCTCCGCCTGGTGCGGGAGGCAGGGGTATGAGCGGCTGGCTGGCTGTGTACGGGCGGGAAATGCTGCTGATGCAGAAAAAAATCGGCAAACTGGGTTATGTTTTTTCCTCGGTGATGTTTCCGGTTATTTATTTATTTGCTTTTGGTCTGGGGCTGGGCTCCCGGCTGGAGGTCAGCGGCGGCTATGTACCATTTCTGGCTACCGGGATTGCCAGCCTGACCGTGATGCTTAATGCCTTTCAGCAGACCTCCCTGTCTGTAAGTGCCGGGCGCCTGTATTTTCATACCTTTCAAACCGTGTTTTTAAGCCCTGTCCCGCCGCTGCAGGTTGTTGGCGGTATTGCCCTGGCCGGTATAACCCGCGGGTTAATCATGGGAGGCCTGGTGTATGCGGTTGCCTGGCTGGCATTCGGTGTGCCGCCGCTGTCCGGCATTGCCGTAACTGCCCTGCTGTTGTCGGCCTTCTGTTTTTCCGCGCTGGGTATTGTTCTCGGCTTGGCTATTGCCGATCCTGATGAAATATCACTTGTTAATAATTTTCTGATCACGCCGATGATTTTCTTCTGCGGTTCCTTTTTTCCTGTTCAGAATTTACCGGTTGCTCTGCAGGCGGTTGTGTCGATATTGCCGTTAAGTATGGCTAACAGCCTGGTACGTCTGACCGCCTGGAACGGCCACGCTGCCGGCCAGGCCGCGGCCTTGGCGTTAATGGGGCTGGGCCTGCTGCTGTGGGGGGCCGGCAGCCTGAAAAAATACAGTGAATAATAATTTTTGCGGGGGGTTAAAAATGAAGACATTGATTGCCTATTCCAGTTTGACCGGCAATACCCGGAAAGTGGCGGCAGCCATCCAGGCGGTGTTCGGCCCGGCGGCGGATTTGTATCCGGTTGAATCGGCACCGTCACCGGCAGAGTATGATTTTGTGGTTGTTGGTTTTTGGGTTGACAAAGGCACGGCCGATAAAAAGGCCCAGGATTTTTTAAAAACAATTGCGAACAAGCCTGTCGCCTTATTTGCCACGCTGGGGGCCTATCCTGATTCCGAGCATGCCGCTGACAGCCTGAAGAACGCGGCGGCATTTCTGGCCGGCAGCAACCGGCTGGCCGGCACCTTTATCTGCCAGGGGAAAATCGATCCCCGGTTAATCGAGCAGTTCAAAAATATGCCGGCCAACCACCCCCATGCCCTTACGCCGGAGCGGCTGGCGCGTTATGAGGAAGCGGCCAAACATCCTGACAGCGCGGACCTGCAGGCTGCCCAGGCGGTTTTTACAGATATAAAAAGGCAATGGATGAAAGCGAGGTGATGGATGCTTGCGGGAAACCAAATTAAAGCAGATTCTGGCGGCAATGGATGCGCAGCAGTACGCCCTGACGGTCGGGACGGCAACCGGTGAGGCCCTGGCGGCTGCGTTTGCCAAACGCCGGGTGGTCCATGCCGGGGTCCGGGGGAAACCGCTGGGCCCGGGGGAATGGCAGACTGCCTGGCAGTCTTTGCTGCGGCAGGCAACAAAAGCTAAACAGCGGGCGGCCTACATCCATATTCCGTTTTGCCGGCACCGCTGCCTGTATTGCGGCTTTTTTCAAAACTATGCGGATGAAGACCGGGAAACCGCGTATATTGACAGCCTGATTAAAGAACTGCAGCTGAGCCGGGACTGCCGCTATCTGGCCAGCGGGCCGGTCAACGCGGTATTTATAGGCGGCGGCACCCCCAGTACACTGGCACCCCATAATATTGCCAGACTGCTGGACGCTGTCCGCGCTTGCCTGCCGCTAGCCAATGATTATGAGTTAACCCTCGAAGGCAGGATTAATGATCTGGAACCGGCCCGGATTGAAGCCTGGCTGGCGCATGGGGTAAACCGCGTTTCCATCGGGGTACAGTCCTTTGATACCGGGGTGCGGCGTTCGGTCGGCCGCCTGGATGACACGGCCACTATTTTGAAGCGGCTGGAACTGTTGTCCGGCTATAATCAGGCCACGGTAATTATTGATTTGATTTATGGCCTGCCCAACCAAACAAATGAAGTTTGGGCCAGTGATATCAATTTGCTCAAGACGGCGGCGATTGACGGCTTAGACCTGTATCAGCTGAATATTTACCAGGGCAGCGCCCTGCAGCAGGCCATCCAGGCCGGTAAACTGCCGCCGGCAGCAACCACGGCCGAACAAGCCGGCATGTTTGCCGCGGCCGGGGCAACCTTAACGGCTAATGCCTTTTCCCGGCTCAGTATCTGCCACTGGGGAAAAACAAACCGGGAGCGCAGTATGTATAATACCCTTACCAAAGCCGGACGTCATGTAATCCCGTTTGGCGCCGGTGCCGGCGGCAATATTGGCGGGGCAACCATGATGCTGAACCGTGACGTGGCCGCCTATATTAAGAGTATTGAACAAGGTCATAAACCGATTGCCGCCATGCTGCTGCTGCCAGCCGGCAGTGAGCTGCACAACGCTGTTGTCGGCCAGTTGGAGCGGGGGTATTTAAATCTTAAGGGGCTGGCAGTCCGCTACGGGCCCGAGGTTCTGGAATTAGAACCGTTGCTCGCTATCTGGGAGGCCCGCGGCCTTATCGAAACCGGCCCGGCTGTTGCCCGGCTGACGGTAGCCGGTCAGTTCTGGTATATGAATATCACGCAATCGGTATTAGAATGCCTGCAGGCCCTGACATCAGGCCGCCATGCGGTGGCAGTGCAGCCAATCGCAGCCCAGGGATAATGCCTGGCAGGTAGAGAGCCTACGAGCTCCATGACGATGTAGATCGCATGGGGTTTTATTATTTTTACATAAATATAAATTAAGTAAGGAGTAGTGGTTATGAACAGAATAGGTAAGACCCCCGGAAAACTGGCCCTGTTGAGTCTGTCGGTGCTAACCGCCCTGGCGATGCCGGCCGGCGCCGCTGAGGAAGCGGTTGCTACGCGGGATGTGGTAGTCACCGCCAGCAGAACGGAACAGGACATTAAGGAAACGCCGTCGGCGGTTGAGGTGATTACCCGCGCAGAGCTGGATACACTGGGGGCCAACAATCTGGCCGATGCTCTAAAGCTGGCCACCAGCATCAATGTCAGCAGTCCGGCCATGGCGGGCAGCAATGTAACGGTCCGGGGCATGTCCACAAGGCATACACTGATTATGATTAATGGCCGGCGTCTGGTGTCGGAAGGCAGCTACTCCACCGCCAATTCCTATGAATTGGAACGGATCAATATGCAAAATGTCGAACGGATTGAGATTGTCCGGGGGCCGGTCAGCTCACTATATGGGTCAGATGCGCTGGGGGGTGTCATCAATATCATAACCCGCAGGCCGGAGCAGGAACAATTGACATTTTCTTTAAGCCCCCAGCGCTACACCGATAAGACCAGTATCGGCAGCGATAACTACTCGTTGCGCTATGATACCGGTAAAAACAATAAATGGGGCTGGATTATCAGTGCCGACCGGACAGAGACAGACGCTTATGCCAATGCCGACAATACCACCAAAAATCAATTTGGCCGTAAAGAAAATCTGAATCTGGACGGCACCTATGATTTGGCTGACGACAAGTTTCTTGATGTTGCCGTCAATTTGCTGCGCGAGGATTTGAATGGCCGCAGTACAGAAACCTCCGGGGCCCTGCGGAACGACAGCTACGATAATACCCGGGATCAGTACAGCCTGGGACTGCGGGGCAAAACGAAAAACGGTGACTATCAGATCCGGACCTATTACGGGGAGCACGATAAGGTCAACAAGGGTTTCCTGGTTAATAACGGCCAGTTAGTTGACTTTGATGTTTCCAACCGTAAAACCTGGGCTCTGGAAGGGCATGTATCGCAGCAGCTTGGCACCAATCACCTGCTGACGACCGGCGGCGAATTCCGGACGGAAACATACCGGGGTACAAGGATTGGTACCGGGGATAAGGTTTTTGACATTACTTACGGCAGCATCACTAAGCAAGGGTCGGAAGCCGATATTGATTACTCGGCATTATACGTCCAGGATGAATGGCTGGCAAGTGAGCGTTTACTGGTTATTCCCTCTTTACGCTATGATAACAGCAACAGATTTGCCAGCAATATCAGTCCTAAGCTGGGTATGACCTACAAAATGAATGCGAATTACCGCCTGAAGGTGAATGTGGGCAAGGGCTTTAAAGCGCCGACTCTTGATGATATGTATATGGAAATGACTAAAATCATGGGCGGCATGACCGTGCATGTGACCGGCAACCCGGACCTGAAACCGGAGAAGTCGACAAGCTATGAACTGGGTATCGAAGGGGAGCAAGGCAGTACCTTTGGCAAGTTAACCTATTTTGTTAATGATGTGACTGATCTAATATCGACTAAAACCAACGTCTCTTTTGTGCCGGGGGTGGGTATGCGGGCCGACTCAACCTATTTAAATGAGGATAAGGCTGATATTGACGGCATTGAGTTTGAAATTGGCCGGCATTTAAGCGACAAACTCAGCCTCAAGCTGAACTATACCTATCTGGAGGCCACCGGTAAAACCGGACAGAGACTGGAAGGCCGGGCTAAACAGCAGGGGACGGTCCAACTGCATTATGACAACATCCGTGCAAATGGCATCAGTGCTGTGTTATGGAATGAGTGGAAGAAAGACTATCTGTATGCAGCCAGCAGTAATACGAATAAAACCTACGCGTTGTGGAATGTATCGGTCAATAAGAAGTGGAATGATAATTTTAGCAGTTATGTGGGCGTTGAGAATATCTTCAACAAAAAGGACATAGAACTCAACCTGTTGGGAGCTATGGTCCAGGCCGGCATGACTTTTAAATTATAAGATGAAATTATGTAAAATAATTATGGCGATAATGTTGCTGCTGGCAGGAGCAAACGGAGCCCACGCCGGTCAGGCTGCCTGCCAGATTTATACTGCCGGCGGGCAGCAGGTAACAGGTGAGGCACTGGCCGCATTGATTAATCACTATGATGTACTTGCGTTTGGCGAATATCACGATGATGCAGTTTTACACGCGCTGGAACTGGAACTGTTACAACAGGCATTTAAGAAACAGCCGCAGCTGGCTATATCGCTGGAGATGTTTGAGCGCGATGTGCAGGAATATCTTGATGAGTATTTGTCAGGCCGGATTACCGAACAGGAATTTCTCGCCAGGTCCCGCCCCTGGAAAAACTATCAGGAAGCTTACCGGCCGCTGGTGGAGTTCGCCGGCGTCAACTCTTTGCCGGTTATTGCCGCCAATATTCCCCGGGCGCTGGCGGCCCAGTACGCCCAAACCGGTTCACTGGCCGACGTGCCGGCAGCAGCAGGCCGGTATCTGCCGCAGGTTCATCTGGCCCCGGCGGGTGAATACCGGCAGCGATTTATGGCTTATATGACAGAGGCCGCGACCAGGGCCAGGATGCCGGTTGCTCCCGACAAGCTGGATAATTACTACAAGGCCCAGTGCCTGAAAGATGACACCATGGCGGAAAGTATTGTCAACTTTCTTCAGCTGCACCCTGATTTTAAAATTATTCACTATCAGGGCGATTTTCACAGCCGGGGACGGCTGGGGGTTGTGGAAAAGCTGCAATTGCTGAACCCGGCGTTAAAGGTCGCGGTTATCACACCGGTGTATACAACAAACAGGGAGGAGCTGCCGGAGTTGCTTGTTCAATACCGCAATGCCGGTGATATTCTTGTGTTTTTGGACCGGGACAGTAAAACCTAAAAGCCGGGCAAAGAGGGCAGGCGGGGTGCCGGCAATATTAAAGGAATTTATTTAACATTATAGTAGCAACAGACTGAGTCAGCAGAGGAAACCAGCACAAAGATTGTAACTGGTTTCCTCTGTTTCTTATGGTAAGGTAATGCTTGCGGTCGCCAGGGGGGGAATGAGAATCCGCAATGCTTACAGGTATATTCAGTTTGTATCTGCTATTAAAATTAACAGGGCCATAGCCTTTAAGCGGTAGATTTGCTCACAAACAAAGTGTTTCGCGTGTTAGGCAGGGCTTTGTATTGTTTTACAGAATAATAAATAATGTAACAATTTCCGACGAACTTCGTTATATTATTGCAATGAACCAAGAGGCAAGGAGGGGACCTTACTATGCAGCAGCTTTGGCATATCTGGCCGGCAGTAGTGACTTAGTTATTGAAATGGTATTATATCGTCAAATTTGTTTTTGGGAGATCAAGAGGATGCCTGATAATCGAGCAGAATACAACGGAGATAACATGCCTGTTTTGGTAACACGCTGGGATTGTAACGGATATATTTTGAATATTCTGTATAATGATTTGTGTCTGGGCAGGCCGCCAAATCAGTTTCTGGGAAAAAATTTCCGGGAACTGGGGTTAGAGAAAAAAATATATGAAAAATGTGAACATTATTTTAAGCGGGTTGTGGCAACGGCTGCTAAAGTGGTTTTCCAACTGCGCAGCAGTACCCGGTATTATCATATTTCATACCTGCCGGAGAGTAACTGCCCGGGCGATGTGGCAACAATACTGGGAATTGTCCGTGATATGACGCAGGAGCAGTGGGCAAAAGATGAAATGAACCTAGCCCACCGCAAATTTAGCACGGCCCTGAATATTGCCAAACTGGGGTACTTTGAATGGGACTTTGTTAACAATGAGCTGCACTGGTCTGATCAGCAGTATAAAAATTTTGGCTATATGCCCCAGTCCT contains:
- a CDS encoding flavodoxin family protein, with translation MKTLIAYSSLTGNTRKVAAAIQAVFGPAADLYPVESAPSPAEYDFVVVGFWVDKGTADKKAQDFLKTIANKPVALFATLGAYPDSEHAADSLKNAAAFLAGSNRLAGTFICQGKIDPRLIEQFKNMPANHPHALTPERLARYEEAAKHPDSADLQAAQAVFTDIKRQWMKAR
- the hutW gene encoding heme anaerobic degradation radical SAM methyltransferase ChuW/HutW → MRETKLKQILAAMDAQQYALTVGTATGEALAAAFAKRRVVHAGVRGKPLGPGEWQTAWQSLLRQATKAKQRAAYIHIPFCRHRCLYCGFFQNYADEDRETAYIDSLIKELQLSRDCRYLASGPVNAVFIGGGTPSTLAPHNIARLLDAVRACLPLANDYELTLEGRINDLEPARIEAWLAHGVNRVSIGVQSFDTGVRRSVGRLDDTATILKRLELLSGYNQATVIIDLIYGLPNQTNEVWASDINLLKTAAIDGLDLYQLNIYQGSALQQAIQAGKLPPAATTAEQAGMFAAAGATLTANAFSRLSICHWGKTNRERSMYNTLTKAGRHVIPFGAGAGGNIGGATMMLNRDVAAYIKSIEQGHKPIAAMLLLPAGSELHNAVVGQLERGYLNLKGLAVRYGPEVLELEPLLAIWEARGLIETGPAVARLTVAGQFWYMNITQSVLECLQALTSGRHAVAVQPIAAQG
- a CDS encoding ChaN family lipoprotein, translating into MLLLAGANGAHAGQAACQIYTAGGQQVTGEALAALINHYDVLAFGEYHDDAVLHALELELLQQAFKKQPQLAISLEMFERDVQEYLDEYLSGRITEQEFLARSRPWKNYQEAYRPLVEFAGVNSLPVIAANIPRALAAQYAQTGSLADVPAAAGRYLPQVHLAPAGEYRQRFMAYMTEAATRARMPVAPDKLDNYYKAQCLKDDTMAESIVNFLQLHPDFKIIHYQGDFHSRGRLGVVEKLQLLNPALKVAVITPVYTTNREELPELLVQYRNAGDILVFLDRDSKT
- a CDS encoding TonB-dependent receptor plug domain-containing protein; protein product: MNRIGKTPGKLALLSLSVLTALAMPAGAAEEAVATRDVVVTASRTEQDIKETPSAVEVITRAELDTLGANNLADALKLATSINVSSPAMAGSNVTVRGMSTRHTLIMINGRRLVSEGSYSTANSYELERINMQNVERIEIVRGPVSSLYGSDALGGVINIITRRPEQEQLTFSLSPQRYTDKTSIGSDNYSLRYDTGKNNKWGWIISADRTETDAYANADNTTKNQFGRKENLNLDGTYDLADDKFLDVAVNLLREDLNGRSTETSGALRNDSYDNTRDQYSLGLRGKTKNGDYQIRTYYGEHDKVNKGFLVNNGQLVDFDVSNRKTWALEGHVSQQLGTNHLLTTGGEFRTETYRGTRIGTGDKVFDITYGSITKQGSEADIDYSALYVQDEWLASERLLVIPSLRYDNSNRFASNISPKLGMTYKMNANYRLKVNVGKGFKAPTLDDMYMEMTKIMGGMTVHVTGNPDLKPEKSTSYELGIEGEQGSTFGKLTYFVNDVTDLISTKTNVSFVPGVGMRADSTYLNEDKADIDGIEFEIGRHLSDKLSLKLNYTYLEATGKTGQRLEGRAKQQGTVQLHYDNIRANGISAVLWNEWKKDYLYAASSNTNKTYALWNVSVNKKWNDNFSSYVGVENIFNKKDIELNLLGAMVQAGMTFKL
- a CDS encoding ABC transporter ATP-binding protein; translation: MIPAWPREPDAALSLHCLCKTYDRQQVLSDISLAVAPGEVFGLLGPNGAGKTTLMKLIAGLSRPDSGRLTIFGRDGGRGRQSIKHMLALVAQDNNLEREFTVQEALLTYACLYGVASPRQRVAEIVQEFDLTAMLAKRVAVLSGGMARRLLIARALLPAPRLVLLDEPTVGLDPDVRQDIWAVIRRLAAAGTTVFMTTHYMEEAEQLCRRVALLKAGRVVAAGTPAALALLADTGEPPSLEAAFLRLVREAGV
- a CDS encoding ABC transporter permease, which codes for MSGWLAVYGREMLLMQKKIGKLGYVFSSVMFPVIYLFAFGLGLGSRLEVSGGYVPFLATGIASLTVMLNAFQQTSLSVSAGRLYFHTFQTVFLSPVPPLQVVGGIALAGITRGLIMGGLVYAVAWLAFGVPPLSGIAVTALLLSAFCFSALGIVLGLAIADPDEISLVNNFLITPMIFFCGSFFPVQNLPVALQAVVSILPLSMANSLVRLTAWNGHAAGQAAALALMGLGLLLWGAGSLKKYSE
- a CDS encoding ABC transporter ATP-binding protein, producing the protein MKHTLEAQAVKLGYGDKVIAPSIDLVLNKPEIIAIIGPNGSGKSTLLKALSRLLTPLAGSVLLNGKDIHRLPPREVAQVMAILPQSVQAPGDMTVCDLVAYGRLPYKKMFEQLADTDKACMAAALAATGMQTMQQRRLDSLSGGERQRAWLAMALAQQPRLLLLDEPTTYLDIHHQLELMKLIRNLHRDRGITIVMVLHDLNHAARFSQRIIAVKEGIIFADGPVPAVFTAENLQALYGVETTVMAVEQGGSTHLVCLPHDTCLAPGA